In one Bryobacteraceae bacterium genomic region, the following are encoded:
- a CDS encoding PSD1 and planctomycete cytochrome C domain-containing protein, protein MPRHVLLVTIAAVLLRAQPTAPPAILVSTCAACHNAATQMSGLDLSSREAVLKGGSRGPAIVPGRPEASLLYQAVTRTGDVKMPPGRQRLGAADVAAVKEWIAAGAPWAAAAKPTEAEWWSFRKPVKVTPPRRAVNPIDAFLQPPRPEAPRATLIRRLSYDLLGLPPNPDEIDAFVNDPDPGAYARLVDRLLESPRYGERWGRYWLDVVRYADTGGYETDHYFANAWRYRDYVIRSFNSGKPYDTFVKEQIAADEIWPDNFDLDGSYVLPRSKEENLERRLGTALFTLGAFPVEFSFFGDQFRAEWQAECVDTTGSAFLGLSLNCARCHDHKFDPISQRDYYRLSAVFAGSEDREIPVTSQMRIFEYTRFETRRVILDQLREQYRKLPPGDRDARETLLRKIGDAYVKAPEMYDKANLLVHTAPVPDTFVLSGGDWQRKGDKVSPGFPAALGPAPAIDEPAGDPWFIPRRRKALAEWIASPENPLTARVFVNRVWQGHFGEGIVATPNDFGRQGEKPAQPQLLDWLAADFMENGWRVKRLHRQILNSDYYKAARTPRRLDADALRDAILATAGALNTKMFGPAIAVKLSEDERDGMRDMSQWPVHPDPREHDRRGVYLFVKRSFRLPMMETFDAPDPSQSCARREVSTVAQQALTLMNSEWMMEQANRFAARAVGPDPIGAAWRIALGRPPKPLERTKARQLLDAHDLPRLCLVILNMSEFVYVD, encoded by the coding sequence TCTACCAGGCCGTCACCCGAACCGGTGATGTCAAGATGCCGCCCGGCCGGCAACGGCTCGGCGCCGCCGATGTGGCCGCCGTCAAGGAATGGATCGCCGCCGGAGCGCCTTGGGCCGCCGCCGCCAAGCCCACTGAAGCGGAATGGTGGTCATTCCGTAAACCCGTGAAAGTCACCCCGCCGCGCCGCGCCGTCAACCCCATCGACGCTTTCCTGCAACCGCCCCGGCCCGAAGCCCCGCGCGCCACTCTGATTCGACGCCTTTCCTACGACCTGCTCGGCCTCCCGCCCAACCCGGACGAAATCGACGCCTTCGTCAACGATCCCGACCCCGGCGCCTACGCCAGACTCGTCGACCGGCTGCTCGAATCGCCCCGCTACGGCGAGCGCTGGGGACGCTACTGGCTCGACGTGGTCCGCTACGCAGACACCGGAGGCTACGAAACCGACCACTACTTCGCCAACGCCTGGCGCTATCGCGACTACGTCATCCGCTCGTTCAATTCCGGCAAACCGTACGACACTTTCGTCAAGGAGCAAATCGCCGCCGACGAAATCTGGCCCGACAACTTCGATCTTGACGGCAGCTACGTCCTGCCCAGGTCGAAAGAAGAGAACCTCGAACGCCGTCTCGGCACTGCGCTGTTCACGCTCGGCGCCTTCCCCGTCGAGTTCTCTTTCTTCGGAGACCAGTTCCGCGCCGAATGGCAGGCCGAATGCGTCGACACAACGGGCTCGGCCTTCCTCGGTCTCTCGCTGAATTGCGCCCGCTGTCACGATCACAAGTTCGACCCCATCTCCCAGCGCGACTACTATCGCCTCTCGGCCGTGTTCGCCGGCTCCGAAGATCGCGAAATCCCCGTCACCAGCCAGATGCGCATCTTCGAGTACACGCGGTTTGAGACCCGCCGCGTCATCCTCGACCAGCTCCGCGAACAATACCGGAAATTGCCGCCTGGCGACCGGGACGCTCGCGAGACCCTGCTCCGCAAGATCGGCGACGCCTACGTCAAAGCGCCCGAGATGTACGACAAGGCCAACCTGCTCGTCCACACCGCCCCCGTGCCCGACACCTTCGTTCTTTCCGGCGGCGACTGGCAGCGAAAAGGCGACAAGGTCTCGCCCGGCTTCCCGGCGGCGCTCGGCCCCGCCCCGGCCATCGACGAACCCGCTGGCGATCCGTGGTTCATCCCCCGCCGCCGCAAGGCCCTCGCCGAATGGATCGCCTCACCGGAGAACCCGCTCACCGCGCGGGTATTCGTAAACCGCGTCTGGCAGGGGCACTTCGGAGAAGGCATCGTCGCCACGCCGAACGACTTCGGCCGCCAGGGCGAAAAGCCGGCCCAACCCCAACTGCTCGATTGGCTCGCTGCGGACTTCATGGAGAACGGCTGGCGCGTCAAACGCCTGCACCGTCAGATCCTGAACTCGGACTACTACAAGGCCGCCCGCACGCCGCGCCGTCTCGATGCCGACGCGCTCCGCGACGCCATCCTCGCCACCGCCGGCGCACTCAACACCAAGATGTTCGGACCCGCCATCGCCGTCAAACTCAGCGAGGACGAACGCGACGGCATGCGCGACATGTCCCAGTGGCCCGTCCACCCGGATCCCCGCGAACACGATCGCCGCGGCGTCTACCTCTTCGTCAAGCGTTCTTTCCGTCTCCCGATGATGGAAACCTTCGACGCGCCGGACCCCTCCCAAAGTTGCGCCCGCCGCGAAGTGTCCACTGTCGCGCAGCAGGCCCTCACGCTCATGAACAGCGAGTGGATGATGGAGCAGGCGAACCGCTTCGCCGCGCGCGCCGTCGGCCCGGACCCCATCGGCGCCGCCTGGCGCATCGCACTTGGCCGGCCCCCAAAACCGCTCGAACGAACCAAAGCCAGGCAACTGCTCGACGCACACGATTTGCCGCGCTTGTGCCTGGTGATATTGAATATGAGTGAGTTCGTCTATGTCGACTGA
- a CDS encoding DUF1501 domain-containing protein: MSTDLAAFSRRQFFRSALGFPALAAAAVTNPLAPRKPHFPGPAKNVIFLFMHGGPSHLETFDPKPELNRLHGKPVPASFGRVQLQFSKFEEQPIIGCRRTFARHGQAGIEVSDLFPHTAKHADKLAIVRSMYHDGFTHTAALNFLNNGWPRLGRPSLGSWVVYGLGSEGESLPAFVVLLEGGIKCGPPAYSSGFLPAVYQGATLRNGPAPILNLRPPPGMTPPQQRDLLDGLRWFNERHAAEHPEVSALEARIASYELAFRMQAAAPELADLSRESEATRRLYGLHQEATADFGGRCLMARRLVERGVRFVQVWSGSTTGGGDWDGHKHCDENHRKMAAKTDQPIAALLADLATRGLLDSTLVIWGGEFGRTPTSDGGLNGGGDPEGRDHNPYGFSIWMAGGGVDGGRVIGRTDEIGLRAIDDRVHVHDLHATILALLGLDHTRLTYPFQGRDFRLTDVHGDTALLGKLRA, encoded by the coding sequence ATGTCGACTGATCTCGCCGCCTTCTCGCGCCGCCAGTTTTTCCGTTCCGCGCTCGGCTTCCCCGCCCTCGCCGCGGCTGCCGTCACCAACCCGCTCGCCCCACGCAAACCCCATTTCCCGGGCCCCGCGAAGAACGTCATTTTCCTTTTCATGCACGGCGGCCCTTCCCACCTCGAAACCTTCGATCCCAAGCCCGAGTTGAACCGCCTCCACGGCAAACCCGTGCCCGCCAGCTTCGGCCGCGTCCAACTGCAGTTCTCGAAGTTCGAAGAGCAGCCGATCATCGGATGCCGTCGTACCTTTGCTCGTCATGGCCAAGCCGGCATCGAAGTCTCGGACCTCTTTCCCCATACGGCCAAACACGCCGACAAGCTCGCCATCGTACGTTCCATGTATCACGACGGCTTCACGCACACCGCCGCGCTCAATTTCCTCAACAATGGCTGGCCCAGGCTGGGACGCCCGAGCCTCGGCTCCTGGGTCGTCTACGGTCTCGGCAGCGAAGGCGAAAGTCTCCCCGCATTCGTCGTCCTGCTCGAAGGCGGTATCAAGTGCGGACCGCCCGCCTACAGCAGCGGATTCCTCCCCGCCGTCTACCAGGGCGCCACGCTGCGCAACGGCCCCGCGCCGATCCTGAATCTACGCCCTCCCCCGGGCATGACGCCGCCACAGCAGCGCGACCTGCTCGACGGCCTCCGCTGGTTCAACGAACGCCACGCCGCCGAACACCCGGAGGTCTCCGCCCTCGAAGCACGCATCGCCTCCTACGAACTCGCGTTCCGCATGCAAGCCGCCGCGCCGGAACTGGCCGACCTCTCCCGGGAGTCCGAAGCCACGCGCCGGCTCTACGGGCTCCACCAGGAAGCCACCGCGGATTTCGGCGGCCGATGCCTCATGGCCCGCCGGCTGGTCGAGCGCGGCGTGCGGTTCGTTCAGGTGTGGTCCGGCTCAACCACCGGCGGCGGCGATTGGGACGGTCACAAGCATTGCGACGAAAATCATCGCAAGATGGCCGCAAAGACCGATCAGCCAATCGCCGCTCTGCTCGCCGACCTCGCCACGCGAGGCCTGCTCGATTCCACGCTCGTCATCTGGGGCGGCGAATTCGGCCGTACCCCCACCTCCGACGGCGGTCTCAACGGCGGCGGCGATCCCGAAGGCCGCGATCACAACCCCTACGGCTTCAGCATTTGGATGGCCGGCGGCGGCGTGGATGGCGGACGCGTCATCGGCCGAACCGACGAAATCGGCCTGAGGGCGATCGACGATCGCGTCCACGTTCACGACCTCCACGCCACCATCCTTGCCCTCCTCGGCCTCGATCACACCAGGCTCACCTACCCCTTCCAGGGCCGTGATTTCCGCCTCACCGACGTCCATGGTGACACCGCATTGCTTGGCAAATTACGGGCTTAA